CAGGATCAGCGCCAGCGCCATATAACTTTGCGTCATTCCTGCAGGCATCAGGGTCAGAACCAGTCCCAGCAATATCTGGCTGGCGATAACGAAAAACAGACCGGTCATCAACATTTTGCGTCGCGGGAAACGACTTACCGCCCAGATGCCGACACAGGTGGCGATCACCGAAACCACGCCGTTACCAATGGTCGCCGCAATGGCTGCGCTGGTGCCGAGTCCGGTCGTCTTCAGGATAATCGGGGTGTAATACATAAAGCCGTTCACCCCGGTAAACTGAATCACGAAACCAAGGCCGGTTCCAATCAGCAGCAGGCGCAATACCCACTTTTCTTTGAGCAGGGTATAAACATCCGGTCCGCGTTCCGCTTTTCGGGCCTGTTTTTTCATCTGATCGAGTTCTTTACGCACCTCGCGCGGGGTTTCCCGCAGGTATTTCAGCGTTTTTTTGGCTTCTTTCAGCCGCCCTTCAGCCACCAGCCAGTGCGGCGAAGCCGGAACAAAAAAGGTGCCAATAAATAACAGCAGGCCTGGGATCATTGCGATGGCCAGCATATAACGCCAGAGATGTTCATCGTGCAGCAGGTAACTGAGTAAAGTACTCGCCACATAAGCCACAAGTTGTCCGGTGACAATCATTAACTCATTACGGCTGACCAGCGGCGCTCGCAGTTTGGGGCCGGCGATTTCAGCGATAAATACCGGCACGGTGGCCGAACCGCCACCCACTGCTATCCCCAGCAGAAAACGCATCGCCACCATCACCGGCACGGATGGTGCCAGCGCGGTTCCCAGTGATCCAAGCACAAACAGCACGGCGAGGCTTCGCAGGGTGATACGGCGGCCAAACTTGTCGGAGAAAAATCCGCTAAGAAACGAACCCAGCGCGGCGCCAAACACCAGCGATGATGCCACCAGACCCTCAGTAAACGAAGTTAACCCCAGCCCACCCTGATCCACCGGTGAGGACATATAAGGTAAGGCGCCTGAAATAATGCCCGTATCATAGCCAAATGCCAGCGCCCCCATGGTCGCCACCAGCACTACAAAAAAAATTCTTTGCCTGACGGTAACTGCGGATGGAGATTCATCTGAAGCAGATGAATCAGTTGTTGTTGAGTTCATAGTGTCCCTGAATTAAGTGAAATAATAATAAGGCATCTCACATTTAAATTTAAAATCACAGAGTTCTGCGGTGAGGCGCGCGGGAAGTGTAGATGACAAATCCTTTTCTCACTAATGCATCAACAAAATAATAATCAGGCAATGAAATAAAATGGCTAAAACAGACACCGCCATTACTCTTTTGTTTGGCAAATCCCTTGTGCTGGATTTCGCGCAGGTTAAACAGGGACAGCGTGCAGGCCAACATAAGGAGTTTATGATGACGATGGCAGAAAAACTCGCGCAGGAAGGGGGTCAGGAAACAAAATTAGAAATTGCTCTCAAGATGCTGGCAGAGGGACTGAAGCCCTCTGCCGTGCTGAAAATGACCGGGCTGACGGAAGCTGAGCTGGACGAGATTCGTCACTGAGACCAGCAGAGAGTTATTATAAGTTTAAAAAAATCCTGGTGTCGGCCTTAGAAACTGCAATTTAACTTATAGCCCTGAGGCCGTGGGGTAACGGCTGGGCCATATATCAGAGGGATGTTTTGACAATACATCAGCAATAAGCCGCTCCCCCTTAGGCCATGGGCGCATCAGGGTGTTCCTCAGTGTCGAGGGAGCCAGCCCTGCTGCTCTGGAAAGCTCTGACATCGTTACTCCCCGGATTCTTAACTCTTTTTGAATTTGAGCAGATTTCCACTCTTTATTTTTCACAGCAAATTTTCCTTTTTGTTGTCTATAAGTCACATCACGTAAAATAACACACTTTTTTTGTGACTCATAGTCCGTGGACTGATAAGCATCAGTGAGTCATGTTACCCGGATGCATAATACAGAAACTATTCAGGCTCGCTTTGGTGAGCGCATCCGATCGCTTCGCACACAATCAGGCATGTCACAAGAAGTTTTTGCCGACAAGTGCGGGCTTGATCGCACCTATATCAGCGGTATTGAGCGCGGAGTGCGTAATCCAACTTTGTTAGTTATTAATGTGCTG
This is a stretch of genomic DNA from Winslowiella toletana. It encodes these proteins:
- a CDS encoding helix-turn-helix domain-containing protein; amino-acid sequence: MSQEVFADKCGLDRTYISGIERGVRNPTLLVINVLAKGLDVKLKALFDW
- a CDS encoding sugar porter family MFS transporter, whose protein sequence is MNSTTTDSSASDESPSAVTVRQRIFFVVLVATMGALAFGYDTGIISGALPYMSSPVDQGGLGLTSFTEGLVASSLVFGAALGSFLSGFFSDKFGRRITLRSLAVLFVLGSLGTALAPSVPVMVAMRFLLGIAVGGGSATVPVFIAEIAGPKLRAPLVSRNELMIVTGQLVAYVASTLLSYLLHDEHLWRYMLAIAMIPGLLLFIGTFFVPASPHWLVAEGRLKEAKKTLKYLRETPREVRKELDQMKKQARKAERGPDVYTLLKEKWVLRLLLIGTGLGFVIQFTGVNGFMYYTPIILKTTGLGTSAAIAATIGNGVVSVIATCVGIWAVSRFPRRKMLMTGLFFVIASQILLGLVLTLMPAGMTQSYMALALILLFLFFMQMCISPVYWLLMSELFPMQLRGALTGTAVSMQWIFNALVAFSFPPLMAYAGSKTFFIFAVLNVGSLIFIAFMLPETRGKSLEEIEQHMREEFGEKTASTSVNVS
- a CDS encoding helix-turn-helix domain-containing protein codes for the protein MKNKEWKSAQIQKELRIRGVTMSELSRAAGLAPSTLRNTLMRPWPKGERLIADVLSKHPSDIWPSRYPTASGL